From Sphingomonas bisphenolicum, one genomic window encodes:
- the queF gene encoding preQ(1) synthase: MTDLPTAPLHLGQSSALPASPEAAVLDYVPNPRPGKPYLVRFTAPEFTSLCPVTGQPDFAHLVIDYAPGATIVESKSLKLFLGAFRNHAAFHEDCTVGIGERLFAEMDPVWLRIGGYWYPRGGIPIDVFWQSGEPPAGLWLPAQDVPGYRGRG; this comes from the coding sequence ATGACCGACCTTCCCACCGCGCCCCTGCATCTGGGGCAGAGCAGCGCCCTTCCCGCCAGCCCGGAAGCGGCCGTGCTGGATTATGTGCCCAATCCGCGCCCCGGCAAACCCTATCTGGTGCGCTTCACCGCGCCCGAATTCACCTCGCTCTGCCCGGTGACCGGCCAGCCCGATTTCGCCCATCTGGTGATCGATTATGCGCCGGGCGCGACGATCGTCGAATCGAAATCGCTCAAGCTGTTCCTGGGCGCGTTCCGCAACCACGCCGCCTTTCACGAGGATTGCACCGTGGGCATCGGCGAGCGGTTGTTCGCCGAGATGGACCCGGTCTGGCTGCGCATCGGCGGATACTGGTATCCGCGCGGCGGCATCCCGATCGACGTCTTCTGGCAATCGGGCGAGCCGCCGGCGGGCCTGTGGCTGCCGGCGCAGGATGTGCCGGGATATCGCGGGCGGGGGTAA